The genomic window TTTAAATCTTTTGTATTATCAATTATTATTTTACTATCGATAGCTAATGTAAAACCTTTATTACTTTGAAGTCCTAATTGATAATCTCCCGAAACATCTACTTTAATTGTTCCTGTATATTCGACCGCGAATTTTTCTTTATTCAATCCATTTATGGGATTAGAATTCCAGTTTGAGTTTATACCCTCTTCAATTCTTATAAGTAAAGGCGTTCCTAAAAAATCATGATTATTATAATACTTAGCTTGAAGTCCGTTTTCAGTTTCGAAACTCAAAAACTCATTAGAAATTAAAGACATTGCCGGCTCTTTAGAAATTAATTCAGTGCCTGCTTCATAATAAATTTCTGTATCTTTAGATACTTTATTTTTCACCCCTTCTAAAGGTGTGAAGTATTGAGACGGAAACCCATTATAGTTTCCTAAAAGCACTTCTAAATTATTTGCATTAGGACCAATAACAGCAATAGATTTTACATCTTTCTTTAATGGTAAAGTATTATTCTTGTTCTTTAATAAAACAATAGATTTCTGAGCTGTTTCTAAAGCTAAAGCTCTGTGTTTTTCAGAACTTACTACACTCATAGGAATACTTGCGTACGGTACCATCTCTTCAGGGTCGAACATTCCTAATTTAAAACGGGCTTTTAGTACTCTTTTTAAAGAGACGTCTATTTCGTCTTCGGTTATATCTTTTTTAGCTACAGCACTTATTAAATATTCGTAACGCGAACCACAGTTTAAATCTGTTCCGGCTAAAACTGCCACTGCTGCAGCGGCTTCTTTAGAATCTACGTAGTTATGATAATCGTGTATATCTCTTATGGCATTACAATCTGAAACAACGTAACCTTTAAAACCCCAATCTTTTCTTAAAATGTCATCTAATAATTGATGACTTGCACAACATGGTTTACCCATATATCTGTTATAAGCAGCCATGATAGAATAAGCTTTCCCTTCTACAATAGTCGCTTCAAACGCCGGTAAATAAGTATCATATAAATCACGTTCTGTAGTTGTGGCATCAAAAAAATGTCTTTCAGGTTCAGGACCGCTATGTACTGCAAAATGCTTTGGAGTTGCAACTAGTTTCAAATATTTTGGATCATTACCTTGCATACCTTTTACAAAATTAACACCCATACGAGAGGTTAAATAAGGATCTTCACCATAAGTTTCTTGTCCGCGTCCCCAACGTGGATCACGAAAAATATTTACGTTTGGTGTCCAGTAAGTTAACCCTTCATACCTTTTAAATGAGTTATTTCTTAAAGCCTCATGGTGTTTAGCACGCGCTTCATCTGAAATTACTACGGCATCATTGTAAATTAAATCGGTATCAAAAGTTGCGGCTAAACCAATAGCCTGAGGGAAAA from Algibacter sp. L1A34 includes these protein-coding regions:
- a CDS encoding glycoside hydrolase family 3 C-terminal domain-containing protein, which gives rise to MCKIYLFWILIFHCCFGIAQESMPYLETSLSFDERVDDLVSRMTLEEKVAQMMNDAPAIPRLKVPAHEYWNECLHGVARAGKATVFPQAIGLAATFDTDLIYNDAVVISDEARAKHHEALRNNSFKRYEGLTYWTPNVNIFRDPRWGRGQETYGEDPYLTSRMGVNFVKGMQGNDPKYLKLVATPKHFAVHSGPEPERHFFDATTTERDLYDTYLPAFEATIVEGKAYSIMAAYNRYMGKPCCASHQLLDDILRKDWGFKGYVVSDCNAIRDIHDYHNYVDSKEAAAAVAVLAGTDLNCGSRYEYLISAVAKKDITEDEIDVSLKRVLKARFKLGMFDPEEMVPYASIPMSVVSSEKHRALALETAQKSIVLLKNKNNTLPLKKDVKSIAVIGPNANNLEVLLGNYNGFPSQYFTPLEGVKNKVSKDTEIYYEAGTELISKEPAMSLISNEFLSFETENGLQAKYYNNHDFLGTPLLIRIEEGINSNWNSNPINGLNKEKFAVEYTGTIKVDVSGDYQLGLQSNKGFTLAIDSKIIIDNTKDLKKRIVKETTYLEKGKAYQVSIKYLHEGYPAKLKLMWATPEKTSFEKAIELAKKSEVVVFVGGISPGVEGEQMPVNSKGFKGGDKTDIQLPEVQKELLKALHETGTPVVLVLLNGSALAVNWENDNLSAIVEAWYPGELGGNAIADVLFGDYNPSGRLPITFYKSIKELSPFVNYSMKGRTYRYFEGEALYPFGFGLSYAQFNYENIKLKNKKIKTNGSTSVSIDVTNVGKIKGEEVVQLYIKDLESKEVRPLKSLRGIRRVSLNPNETIRVKFTIKPEDLAFYNFKENKQVVEPGLFKIGIGKSSNELININLDVIN